The Azotosporobacter soli genome contains a region encoding:
- a CDS encoding amino acid ABC transporter substrate-binding protein, translating into MKKMLSLVMVTLLAMLLVAGCGTTAKKKIVVGLDDNFPPMGFRNDKNEIVGFDVDMAKEAGKRLGLELEFKPIDWNSKEAELNGKRVDVLWNGLTITEKRKENISFTSPYMENRQIIVVNANSTIKNKADLSGKVVGAQDGSSSIEAIEGEGQTMKSFKELKKYGDNVAALMDLKVGRLDAVVVDEVVGRYYIAKKPGEYIVLNDNFGSEEYGVGLRKDDKELLEKLQKTLAEMKKDGTSAKISKEWFGAEIVK; encoded by the coding sequence ATGAAAAAAATGCTGAGTCTGGTAATGGTGACGCTACTGGCGATGTTGTTGGTGGCCGGTTGCGGAACGACGGCCAAGAAGAAAATTGTGGTCGGCTTGGATGATAATTTTCCGCCGATGGGGTTTCGCAATGATAAAAATGAAATCGTCGGCTTTGATGTGGATATGGCTAAAGAAGCCGGCAAACGATTGGGCCTGGAATTGGAATTCAAGCCGATCGATTGGAACAGCAAAGAAGCGGAACTTAACGGCAAGCGGGTCGATGTGCTTTGGAACGGCCTGACGATTACCGAAAAACGCAAAGAAAACATTTCTTTTACCAGTCCCTACATGGAAAACAGACAGATCATCGTGGTGAATGCAAACTCAACCATTAAAAACAAAGCGGATTTGAGCGGAAAGGTTGTTGGTGCGCAGGATGGCAGCAGCAGCATCGAAGCGATTGAAGGCGAAGGGCAAACCATGAAATCGTTCAAGGAACTGAAAAAATACGGCGACAATGTGGCCGCGCTGATGGATCTGAAAGTGGGACGTTTGGATGCCGTTGTGGTTGATGAAGTGGTCGGACGTTACTACATCGCCAAGAAGCCGGGCGAGTACATCGTGCTCAATGATAATTTTGGTTCGGAAGAATATGGTGTGGGCTTACGCAAAGATGATAAAGAGCTGTTGGAGAAGCTGCAAAAGACGCTTGCTGAGATGAAGAAGGACGGAACATCGGCAAAAATCTCCAAAGAATGGTTCGGCGCTGAAATCGTTAAATAA
- a CDS encoding universal stress protein, with the protein MTIQRILVAYDGSPHSKKALDWGLNMAKQTTASLHLVMVFERNIYHTDLPTHLDDLEKTYMELFQMKLDSALEACRDSGIPVSGEVCNGHITDSIIKKALAWQADMIVCGTRGHGGFANVLIGSVAHALVTYSDVPVVVIK; encoded by the coding sequence ATGACGATCCAACGGATCCTGGTCGCGTATGACGGCTCTCCGCACAGTAAAAAAGCTCTGGATTGGGGCCTGAACATGGCGAAGCAGACAACAGCCTCCCTTCATTTGGTCATGGTCTTTGAGCGCAACATCTACCATACCGATCTGCCAACGCATCTTGACGATTTAGAGAAAACCTATATGGAACTGTTCCAGATGAAACTGGATTCTGCGCTTGAAGCTTGCCGCGACAGCGGCATCCCCGTCAGCGGCGAAGTCTGCAACGGACATATAACGGATTCGATCATCAAAAAAGCGTTGGCATGGCAAGCTGACATGATTGTTTGCGGCACGCGCGGTCACGGCGGTTTTGCCAATGTGCTGATTGGCAGCGTCGCTCACGCACTGGTCACATACTCCGACGTTCCTGTCGTAGTCATTAAATAG
- a CDS encoding YwbE family protein, translating into MNGTERKNIKPGTRVKVVQKQDQRTGALTEGIVKDLLTKSPVHHRGIKVRLESGIIGRVQEIIG; encoded by the coding sequence ATGAATGGAACCGAACGAAAGAACATCAAACCGGGCACACGCGTAAAAGTGGTGCAAAAACAGGATCAGCGCACGGGTGCGCTGACGGAAGGCATCGTCAAAGACCTGCTGACCAAGAGTCCGGTGCATCACCGCGGCATTAAGGTAAGACTGGAAAGCGGCATTATTGGTCGCGTACAAGAGATAATAGGCTAA
- the hrpB gene encoding ATP-dependent helicase HrpB: MADLPITDVLPQLKAALQSHACAVLIAPPGAGKTTRVPLELMHESWLAGQTIIMLEPRRLAAKAAARFMARSLQEEVGGRVGYRIRFDSRVGDATRIQVVTEGILTRMLQNDPALSGVGLLIFDEFHERNLHADLGLALSRQTQTLLRPELRILVMSATLEAKPVAALLDAAPVLVSEGRSYPVETYYLEKELVGRKEAALVGVIKRALREAEGDVLVFLPGVGEIRRVQQLLAQAGLPESLSVLPLHGNLPQKQQEQALSQTPPGRRKIVLTTSIAETSLTVEGVRIVVDSGLMRLSRFSPRTGMSRLETLPVSRAAADQRRGRAGRQGPGVCYRLWTKREEKGLPEQSKPEILATDLASLALELAVWGIRQPEELDWLDLPPQASYEQAVRLLRLLGAFDAEGRLSEHGRRMAEIGLHPRLSHMILTAAERGLGRMACDLAALLSNRDAMPVEQGADLRLRLDALQGVAASLGGQREEGSLARSRAESHVWQRRLRLKKEADVTADCCGSLLALAYPDRIAQNRGNGRFLLSNGRGAYLRGVQALAEEPYLVAAELDDQGSDSRIYLAAPLKLEELRRECAALLRTERCVAWKKETRAVQSWQRELLGELVLQETPLAEPDAAAVKAAMLAGILHEGVECLPWSSQAHSLRQRLQFLHCQDDVWPDASDRALRENLAEWLGPYLYEITNWDGLKKVDWLDVLCSRLSWQQRNALEKAAPTHVVVPSGQRVAIDYANPEEPVLAVRLQEMFGLSETPRICDGRVPLLLHLLSPARRPVQVTRDLANFWRDTYFEVKKDLQGRYPKHYWPENPLLAQATHRVKAKMDKG; encoded by the coding sequence ATGGCCGATTTGCCGATTACCGATGTTTTGCCGCAACTGAAAGCGGCTTTGCAAAGCCACGCCTGCGCCGTCTTGATTGCGCCGCCTGGCGCGGGAAAGACGACGCGCGTGCCTTTAGAACTGATGCATGAGTCCTGGCTGGCCGGACAGACAATCATCATGCTGGAACCGCGCCGCCTCGCGGCCAAAGCGGCGGCTCGTTTTATGGCACGCTCGCTGCAGGAAGAGGTTGGAGGACGAGTCGGCTACCGTATCCGTTTTGACAGCCGGGTGGGCGATGCCACACGCATTCAAGTCGTGACCGAAGGCATCTTAACGCGCATGCTGCAAAACGACCCGGCGCTTAGCGGCGTAGGCCTGCTTATCTTTGACGAGTTCCATGAACGGAACCTGCATGCCGATCTGGGCCTGGCGCTTTCACGCCAGACGCAAACGCTGTTGCGCCCGGAACTGCGCATCCTCGTCATGTCGGCGACGCTTGAGGCCAAGCCGGTCGCCGCATTGCTCGATGCGGCGCCCGTTTTAGTCTCGGAGGGGAGAAGTTATCCGGTTGAGACGTATTATCTTGAAAAAGAGCTTGTCGGACGCAAAGAAGCGGCGCTTGTCGGCGTCATCAAACGGGCGCTGCGCGAAGCTGAAGGCGATGTCTTGGTCTTCTTGCCGGGCGTAGGAGAAATTCGGCGTGTGCAGCAACTGCTGGCGCAGGCTGGATTGCCGGAGTCATTATCGGTATTGCCGCTGCACGGAAATTTGCCGCAAAAGCAGCAGGAACAGGCGTTGAGCCAAACACCGCCGGGACGGCGTAAAATCGTGTTGACGACCTCAATTGCAGAAACCAGTTTGACCGTAGAAGGGGTGCGTATCGTCGTTGACAGCGGGTTGATGCGTCTCTCGCGTTTCTCGCCGCGTACCGGAATGTCTCGCTTGGAAACGCTGCCGGTTTCGCGTGCGGCTGCCGATCAGCGGCGTGGCCGTGCGGGACGGCAGGGGCCGGGCGTATGCTATCGCCTTTGGACGAAACGCGAGGAAAAAGGTTTGCCGGAGCAAAGCAAGCCGGAAATTTTGGCGACGGATTTGGCCTCTTTGGCACTGGAACTGGCGGTCTGGGGGATTCGACAGCCGGAGGAACTCGATTGGCTTGATTTGCCGCCGCAGGCGTCTTATGAACAGGCTGTTCGCCTGCTTAGACTGCTCGGTGCGTTTGATGCAGAAGGACGGCTCAGCGAACATGGCCGCCGGATGGCGGAAATCGGTCTGCATCCGCGCCTGTCGCACATGATTTTGACGGCGGCTGAACGGGGACTCGGCCGTATGGCCTGCGATCTCGCGGCACTGCTCAGCAATCGCGATGCGATGCCGGTAGAGCAAGGCGCAGATCTTAGACTGCGTCTCGATGCGCTGCAAGGCGTAGCCGCTTCTTTAGGCGGGCAGCGTGAAGAAGGCTCGCTCGCGCGCAGCCGTGCGGAGAGCCATGTGTGGCAGCGACGTTTGCGGCTAAAAAAAGAAGCGGACGTCACGGCGGATTGTTGCGGCAGTTTGCTGGCCTTGGCCTACCCGGATCGGATCGCGCAAAACAGGGGCAATGGGCGTTTTTTGCTCAGCAATGGACGCGGCGCTTATTTGCGCGGCGTTCAGGCACTGGCAGAGGAACCGTATCTGGTTGCGGCAGAACTCGATGATCAGGGCAGCGATTCGCGCATCTATCTGGCGGCGCCGCTGAAGTTGGAGGAGCTGCGCCGTGAATGCGCAGCTTTGCTGCGCACAGAACGGTGCGTGGCTTGGAAGAAAGAGACAAGAGCGGTGCAAAGCTGGCAGCGCGAACTGCTCGGCGAACTGGTTTTGCAGGAAACGCCGCTGGCAGAGCCGGATGCAGCAGCGGTCAAAGCGGCGATGCTGGCGGGCATTCTCCACGAAGGCGTCGAATGCCTGCCCTGGAGCAGCCAGGCGCACTCTTTGCGCCAACGCCTGCAGTTTCTGCATTGCCAGGACGATGTCTGGCCGGATGCTTCCGATAGGGCACTGCGGGAAAATCTTGCCGAATGGCTGGGACCGTATCTTTATGAGATCACGAACTGGGATGGATTGAAAAAGGTGGATTGGCTTGACGTGTTGTGCAGCCGTCTAAGCTGGCAACAGCGCAATGCGCTCGAGAAAGCGGCGCCGACACATGTCGTGGTGCCAAGCGGTCAGCGCGTGGCAATCGATTATGCGAATCCCGAGGAACCGGTGCTGGCCGTGCGCTTGCAGGAAATGTTCGGCCTCAGTGAAACGCCGCGTATCTGCGATGGGCGCGTACCGCTGCTCTTGCATCTTCTGTCGCCTGCGCGACGGCCAGTGCAAGTGACGCGTGATCTGGCGAATTTTTGGCGCGATACGTATTTCGAAGTGAAAAAAGACCTGCAGGGACGTTATCCCAAACATTACTGGCCCGAAAATCCACTTTTGGCGCAGGCGACGCATCGCGTCAAGGCGAAAATGGATAAGGGATAG
- a CDS encoding YdcF family protein — MLALLLMLALYGITFGTVATGCLGLALLGASRLFAPLAEQNPRHLRLLYRLQCVVFSGVILFLASLLIVEGFIYRAGSDDAKAKGPFLIVLGAAVLGDQPSVTLRGRLEKAVQYLHAHPEATTVVSGGLGRGKQYTEAEVMRRYLIERGVAAERIIMENRSTTTWENLRYSKILLQERADWDGSLVIITSDYHQFRAQYLAARLGIEASGEAVRSRPLLYLNYALREYFAVLKTFLLDR; from the coding sequence TTGCTGGCTCTGCTGCTGATGCTGGCGCTATATGGAATTACCTTCGGCACAGTGGCGACCGGTTGCCTGGGATTGGCGTTACTCGGTGCAAGTCGCCTCTTTGCGCCGCTTGCAGAGCAGAATCCGAGGCATTTACGTTTGCTCTATCGTTTGCAATGCGTAGTTTTCAGCGGCGTGATTCTTTTTCTGGCGTCGCTGTTAATCGTAGAGGGGTTCATCTATCGAGCCGGAAGCGATGATGCAAAAGCGAAGGGGCCGTTTTTAATCGTGCTCGGCGCTGCGGTACTCGGCGACCAGCCAAGCGTGACGCTGAGAGGACGGCTGGAAAAAGCGGTTCAATACCTGCACGCGCATCCGGAGGCGACAACAGTCGTATCCGGTGGCTTGGGGCGCGGCAAGCAATATACGGAAGCGGAAGTGATGCGGCGCTATCTGATCGAACGCGGCGTTGCAGCCGAACGGATCATCATGGAAAACCGTTCGACGACGACTTGGGAAAATCTGCGTTACAGCAAAATCCTTTTGCAGGAGCGGGCGGATTGGGACGGAAGTCTGGTCATCATCACTAGCGATTATCATCAATTCCGGGCGCAATATCTTGCGGCGCGGCTCGGCATCGAGGCAAGCGGAGAAGCGGTTCGCTCGCGGCCGCTGCTTTATTTGAATTATGCGCTGCGCGAATATTTCGCCGTACTGAAAACATTCTTACTGGATCGATAG
- a CDS encoding SDR family NAD(P)-dependent oxidoreductase produces the protein MVALKNKIVLISGASSGIGRACAERFAAAGANLILLARNLTKLNEIAAALRSEHGVKVMVDKLDVRDRVAVGALVDNLPAEWRKIDILVNNAGLALGLEKLHEGDAEDWDVMLDTNVKGLLYLTRKVVPIMIENQTNGQVINIGSTAGIHAYAGGGVYCATKAAVKFISDGLRMDVVDQPIRVTNIQPGMVETNFSVIRFQGDQAKADSVYEGLQPLVAEDIADVVLYTAMVPPHVQICEVTVTPTHQATGGVVHRKKKE, from the coding sequence ATGGTAGCATTGAAGAATAAAATCGTTTTGATCAGCGGCGCGAGCAGCGGGATCGGGCGGGCCTGCGCAGAGCGCTTCGCCGCAGCCGGAGCGAATCTGATCCTGCTCGCACGCAATCTGACCAAGCTGAATGAAATCGCGGCGGCGCTGCGCAGCGAGCATGGCGTAAAGGTCATGGTCGATAAACTCGATGTGCGCGATCGTGTTGCGGTCGGCGCGCTAGTCGACAACCTGCCTGCGGAATGGCGAAAGATCGATATCTTAGTCAACAATGCCGGCCTTGCTTTGGGACTGGAAAAGTTGCACGAAGGCGATGCCGAGGACTGGGATGTGATGCTCGATACCAACGTCAAAGGCCTGTTGTACCTGACGCGTAAAGTCGTGCCGATCATGATTGAAAATCAGACGAATGGCCAGGTTATCAATATCGGTTCGACTGCGGGGATTCATGCCTATGCCGGAGGGGGCGTATACTGCGCGACAAAAGCCGCCGTAAAGTTCATCAGCGACGGGCTGCGCATGGATGTCGTGGATCAGCCGATCCGGGTCACGAACATTCAACCGGGCATGGTCGAGACGAATTTCAGCGTGATCCGTTTCCAGGGCGATCAGGCGAAAGCGGATAGCGTCTATGAAGGGCTTCAGCCGTTGGTGGCTGAAGATATTGCCGATGTGGTGCTTTACACGGCCATGGTTCCGCCGCATGTGCAAATCTGTGAAGTCACCGTTACGCCGACGCACCAGGCCACAGGCGGAGTTGTCCATCGTAAGAAAAAAGAGTAA
- a CDS encoding DNA-3-methyladenine glycosylase, with amino-acid sequence MKELSWNAAQREFCIKTAPSYEWRQQMDFLRHYPPDCLYRYREGQLERAVDFGNFSWLITVRPARQGELVVRCLNGEPTQTERRQLAAFVSDWLDLKRDITPFYRIAEKDPLLGASVKKYRGLRIFALPDLFEALCWSIIGQQVNISFAYTLKNRFVETFGSFILWQEEKHWLFPLPALIAKLSLDDLTPLKLSRAKAGYLIGIAQAITQGELNKEALLHEADTSAMAKRLMQFKGVGQWTADYVLMKALLQPDAFPVGDAGVQNAVKTILGRSEKPSEKELREWALSWQGWEAYATLYLWRTLFAE; translated from the coding sequence ATGAAGGAGTTAAGCTGGAATGCGGCGCAGCGTGAGTTTTGCATCAAAACGGCGCCGAGTTACGAGTGGCGTCAACAGATGGATTTTTTGCGTCATTATCCGCCTGACTGCCTGTACCGATACAGGGAGGGACAGTTGGAGAGGGCTGTCGATTTCGGCAATTTCAGCTGGCTGATTACGGTTCGGCCTGCGCGGCAGGGCGAGCTTGTCGTGCGCTGTCTGAACGGGGAACCGACGCAGACGGAACGACGACAGCTTGCGGCGTTCGTCAGCGACTGGCTGGATCTGAAGCGCGATATAACGCCGTTTTACCGGATTGCGGAGAAGGATCCTCTGCTCGGCGCAAGCGTAAAAAAGTATCGCGGCTTGCGAATTTTCGCGTTGCCGGACCTATTCGAGGCGCTTTGTTGGAGCATCATCGGCCAGCAAGTCAATATTTCCTTTGCCTATACGTTGAAAAACCGCTTTGTCGAGACGTTTGGCAGCTTTATTCTCTGGCAGGAAGAAAAGCACTGGCTCTTTCCGTTGCCGGCGTTGATTGCCAAATTATCGCTGGATGATTTAACGCCGCTTAAATTATCGCGCGCGAAGGCGGGATATCTGATCGGCATTGCGCAGGCGATCACGCAGGGCGAGCTGAACAAAGAAGCGTTGCTGCACGAAGCAGATACAAGCGCTATGGCAAAACGTTTGATGCAGTTTAAGGGCGTTGGGCAATGGACCGCGGATTATGTGCTCATGAAAGCGCTGCTGCAGCCGGATGCATTTCCGGTCGGCGACGCCGGCGTGCAGAACGCCGTGAAGACGATTCTGGGGCGCAGCGAAAAACCGAGCGAGAAAGAACTGCGTGAATGGGCGCTTTCCTGGCAGGGCTGGGAAGCGTATGCGACGCTTTACTTATGGCGGACTCTGTTTGCTGAATGA
- a CDS encoding methylated-DNA--[protein]-cysteine S-methyltransferase, with protein sequence MIAYDFLESAGGRIYTIVNEGVVEKILLGEREWQVYQTEKNCPHDKEACREVIEQLKEYFQGQRREFSVALKADGTDFFCRVWAAVAAIPYGEVRSYSEIAAQLDRPKACRAVGMANNKNPLPILIPCHRVIGKNGKMVGYKEFGVTFKEYLLRLEQGE encoded by the coding sequence ATGATTGCATATGATTTTCTGGAATCAGCGGGTGGGCGTATTTATACAATCGTCAATGAAGGTGTGGTGGAAAAAATTCTTTTGGGCGAGCGGGAGTGGCAGGTCTATCAGACGGAGAAGAATTGTCCGCATGACAAAGAAGCCTGCCGCGAAGTCATTGAGCAGTTAAAGGAATATTTTCAAGGACAACGCAGGGAGTTTTCTGTTGCGCTGAAGGCAGACGGCACAGATTTTTTCTGCCGCGTCTGGGCTGCGGTCGCTGCCATTCCCTATGGAGAGGTACGCTCCTATAGCGAGATCGCCGCTCAACTTGATCGACCCAAGGCTTGCCGCGCTGTCGGCATGGCCAATAATAAAAATCCGTTGCCGATCCTGATTCCCTGTCATCGCGTCATCGGGAAAAATGGGAAGATGGTCGGCTATAAAGAGTTTGGCGTAACGTTTAAAGAATATTTGCTGCGTCTGGAGCAGGGCGAATGA
- a CDS encoding bifunctional transcriptional activator/DNA repair enzyme AdaA translates to MENFSSGVMWQAVVAGDEHYDGRFYYGVTTTKIYCRPSCHSKLPKRENAVYFLSAVEAEKAGYRPCKRCRPEVNGVYSPEEELIEAACRIISLEFDREGLAETLPGRLGSSAFHFQRLFKKAKGETPAEYLRRVRITQATVLLAESMLDNTRIAFAVGFRSLSGFYAAFRRQMACSPRAYRQLCRETEEGME, encoded by the coding sequence ATGGAAAATTTTTCGAGCGGTGTCATGTGGCAGGCGGTTGTCGCAGGCGACGAACATTATGACGGACGATTTTATTACGGCGTGACAACGACGAAAATATATTGCCGGCCTTCCTGTCATTCCAAGTTGCCGAAGAGGGAGAATGCGGTTTATTTTCTCAGTGCTGTCGAAGCGGAAAAAGCCGGTTACCGGCCCTGCAAGCGTTGCCGACCGGAAGTGAACGGCGTTTACTCGCCGGAAGAGGAGCTGATCGAGGCGGCCTGCCGGATTATCAGCCTCGAATTTGACCGGGAAGGCTTGGCGGAAACATTGCCGGGGCGGCTCGGCAGCAGCGCGTTTCATTTTCAGCGTCTGTTCAAGAAGGCAAAAGGAGAAACGCCGGCGGAATATTTGCGCCGCGTCAGGATTACGCAGGCGACGGTGCTGTTAGCGGAAAGCATGCTCGACAATACGCGAATCGCCTTTGCGGTCGGCTTTCGTAGTCTTTCCGGATTTTATGCGGCTTTTCGACGCCAAATGGCCTGTTCGCCCCGTGCTTATCGCCAATTATGCCGCGAGACGGAAGAAGGGATGGAATAA
- a CDS encoding VOC family protein — MNFKFVHNNLNVLNLAKSLVFYQEALGLKEVRRMEKEDFTLVFLGDGQTPHKLELTHLHARSEAYNLGENEFHIAFTVDDFDAAYALHKKMGCICYENKAMGIYFIADPDGYWLEILPDGRG; from the coding sequence ATGAATTTCAAATTTGTGCACAATAACTTGAATGTCTTGAATCTGGCAAAAAGCCTGGTGTTTTATCAGGAAGCCTTAGGACTAAAGGAAGTCCGCCGCATGGAAAAGGAGGATTTTACGCTGGTCTTTCTTGGCGATGGACAAACGCCGCACAAACTCGAACTGACGCACTTGCATGCGCGAAGCGAAGCGTATAATCTGGGCGAAAATGAATTTCACATCGCTTTTACGGTAGATGATTTTGACGCGGCTTATGCACTGCACAAAAAGATGGGCTGCATTTGCTATGAAAATAAGGCGATGGGGATTTATTTCATTGCCGATCCGGACGGCTACTGGCTGGAAATCTTACCTGACGGAAGAGGGTAA
- a CDS encoding GNAT family N-acetyltransferase, with translation MEMKIRPVCLADAAAIHELRHQPGVLETVLSIPGERITDTEAFLAGLSEHDYLLVAVLQNGAQEKVIGLCGLQRNRRARQLHSAVLGIMVDAEQQGKGVGRALLREILTLADQWLMLLRVELNVFTDNKRAIALYESMGFSIEGTRKYAAIKNGAYADEHLMARYCLS, from the coding sequence ATGGAAATGAAAATCCGACCTGTTTGTCTGGCTGACGCTGCTGCCATTCACGAATTGCGGCACCAGCCAGGCGTATTGGAAACCGTACTCAGCATTCCCGGCGAGCGAATCACGGACACAGAAGCCTTTTTAGCCGGTTTGAGCGAGCACGACTATCTGCTTGTCGCGGTACTGCAAAACGGCGCGCAAGAAAAAGTCATCGGCCTATGCGGCCTGCAGCGCAACCGGCGAGCACGTCAACTGCACAGCGCCGTACTCGGCATCATGGTCGATGCCGAGCAGCAGGGAAAAGGCGTCGGACGTGCCTTGCTGCGCGAAATCCTGACTCTGGCCGACCAATGGCTGATGCTGTTGCGCGTAGAGCTAAACGTCTTTACCGACAACAAACGCGCCATCGCCTTATATGAATCGATGGGCTTTTCCATCGAAGGTACGCGCAAATATGCCGCGATCAAGAACGGGGCTTACGCCGATGAACATCTGATGGCCCGCTACTGCCTCTCTTAG
- a CDS encoding chemotaxis protein CheW — protein MSQEQVVVFSLGKEEYAVDISQVREIIRYQGATRIPNVPEYVEGIVNLRGKIITVVDLAKKMGLACAEQSENRRALLLEASGKDLAVIVDAVSEVRWLEEANIESVTSEVEMLNDVILGIGKDGERLIILLDVERLFASMGLVRLQDAG, from the coding sequence ATGAGCCAAGAGCAAGTGGTTGTATTCAGTCTGGGCAAAGAAGAATATGCGGTGGACATTTCCCAGGTTCGAGAGATCATTCGTTACCAGGGGGCGACCCGAATTCCGAATGTTCCGGAGTACGTGGAAGGGATTGTCAATCTGCGCGGCAAGATCATTACCGTTGTGGATCTGGCAAAAAAAATGGGACTGGCCTGTGCCGAGCAGAGTGAGAATCGCCGGGCGTTGCTGCTGGAGGCATCCGGCAAGGATTTAGCGGTGATCGTGGATGCTGTTTCCGAAGTGCGTTGGTTGGAAGAGGCGAATATTGAAAGCGTGACGAGTGAAGTGGAAATGCTGAATGACGTCATCCTAGGCATTGGCAAGGATGGGGAGCGGTTAATCATTCTGCTCGATGTGGAACGACTATTTGCCTCGATGGGGCTTGTGCGTTTGCAGGACGCGGGGTGA
- a CDS encoding sulfite exporter TauE/SafE family protein: MLSIIIGLLVAMTGGFSFIFFRDLYKYRSQFSSASPMTLSAIGFITNFFDTLGIGSFAQLTAFFKFFKLVPDRIIPGTLNVSCCIPVVLEALIFTTIIEVEPITLVVMIIAAMLGAVIGAGLVARLPVDKVRLYMGIALLTVAAIILAGLLGVMPVGGDAIALTGSSMVIGAVGNFFLGALMTIGIGLFAPCMALVYALGLSPRVAFPIMMASCAFLQPAASIKFIQTGAYDRKASLWIALAGSFGVLVAAYIVKSLPLLVLKWVVVCVIIYTGVTMIRAAKK; the protein is encoded by the coding sequence GTGTTATCAATTATTATCGGACTGCTAGTGGCTATGACCGGAGGTTTTTCCTTTATCTTTTTTCGTGATCTCTACAAATATCGCAGCCAGTTTTCTTCAGCCAGCCCGATGACCTTGAGCGCAATCGGCTTCATCACTAATTTTTTCGACACGCTAGGGATTGGAAGTTTTGCGCAGTTAACTGCTTTCTTCAAATTTTTCAAGTTAGTGCCGGATCGAATTATTCCAGGAACGTTAAACGTCAGTTGCTGTATACCGGTTGTTTTGGAAGCGCTTATTTTTACCACGATCATCGAAGTGGAACCCATCACACTCGTCGTGATGATCATTGCGGCTATGCTGGGCGCTGTGATTGGCGCCGGGCTTGTTGCCCGCCTGCCGGTTGATAAGGTGCGCCTCTACATGGGCATTGCCTTGCTGACGGTTGCGGCGATCATCTTAGCGGGCTTACTTGGCGTGATGCCGGTTGGCGGCGATGCGATCGCACTGACGGGCAGCAGCATGGTCATCGGCGCCGTGGGCAATTTCTTCTTGGGCGCGTTGATGACGATCGGCATCGGTTTGTTTGCGCCCTGTATGGCGCTGGTTTATGCGCTTGGGCTTAGCCCGCGGGTCGCATTCCCGATCATGATGGCGTCCTGTGCGTTCTTGCAGCCGGCTGCAAGCATCAAGTTCATCCAGACCGGGGCGTACGATCGCAAAGCAAGCCTTTGGATTGCGCTGGCCGGTTCGTTTGGAGTCTTAGTCGCGGCTTATATCGTCAAGAGTTTGCCGTTGCTGGTTTTGAAGTGGGTCGTGGTTTGCGTCATTATCTATACCGGCGTAACGATGATCCGCGCAGCGAAAAAATAA